One genomic segment of Microbacterium sp. ProA8 includes these proteins:
- a CDS encoding CoA-acylating methylmalonate-semialdehyde dehydrogenase encodes MTDTMEHTETVDADTAVLDHWVNGAPWAGSSDRTGQVFNPALGIVQKQVRFASRADVGEAVDAASAAWALWRDASIAKRQAVLFNFRELLNQRKQEVAEILTAEHGKVLSDALGEIARGMEVVEFACGVGHLTKGAYSENVSTGIDVYTLRQPLGVVGIISPFNFPAMVPLWFFSVALAAGNAVVLKPSEKDPTAANWMAALLTEAGLPEGVFNVVHGDKEAVDALLEHPDVRGISFVGSTPIAKYVYETATAHGKRVQAFGGAKNHMLVLPDADLDLAADAAVNAGFGSAGERCMAISVVLAVDTVADEFVAKVSERMKTLRTGDGMRGCDMGPLITGQHRDKVTSYIDVAASDGASVVVDGRDVDIDGDPNGFWLGPTLIDNVPTTSSVYADEVFGPVLSVVRVEGYEDGLDIINSSPYGNGTAIFTNDGGAARRFQHEATVGMIGINVPIPVPVAYHSFGGWKASHFGDTKAYGPHAFEFFTAEKAVTSRWLDPSHGGINLGFPQHD; translated from the coding sequence ATGACGGACACGATGGAGCACACCGAGACGGTGGATGCCGACACGGCTGTCCTGGATCACTGGGTGAACGGCGCCCCCTGGGCGGGGTCATCCGATCGCACCGGACAGGTGTTCAACCCGGCACTCGGCATCGTGCAGAAGCAGGTGCGGTTCGCCTCGCGGGCCGATGTGGGCGAAGCGGTCGACGCCGCGTCGGCGGCGTGGGCGCTCTGGCGCGACGCGTCGATCGCCAAGCGCCAGGCGGTGCTGTTCAACTTCCGCGAGCTGCTCAACCAGCGCAAGCAGGAGGTCGCCGAGATCCTCACCGCCGAGCACGGCAAGGTGCTCTCGGACGCGCTGGGTGAGATCGCCCGCGGCATGGAGGTCGTCGAGTTCGCGTGCGGGGTGGGGCACCTCACCAAGGGCGCGTACTCCGAGAACGTCTCGACCGGCATCGACGTCTACACGCTCCGCCAGCCGCTGGGCGTCGTGGGCATCATCAGCCCCTTCAACTTCCCCGCGATGGTTCCCCTGTGGTTCTTCTCCGTGGCCCTCGCCGCCGGCAACGCCGTGGTGCTGAAGCCGAGCGAGAAGGACCCGACCGCCGCGAACTGGATGGCTGCGCTGCTGACCGAGGCAGGGCTGCCAGAGGGCGTCTTCAACGTCGTCCACGGCGACAAGGAGGCCGTCGACGCGCTGCTCGAGCACCCCGACGTGCGCGGGATCTCGTTCGTCGGCTCGACGCCCATCGCCAAGTACGTCTACGAGACGGCGACGGCGCACGGCAAGCGCGTGCAGGCGTTCGGCGGAGCGAAGAACCACATGCTGGTGCTTCCGGATGCCGACCTCGACCTCGCCGCGGACGCCGCCGTGAACGCGGGCTTCGGCTCGGCGGGCGAGCGCTGCATGGCGATCTCGGTCGTGCTGGCGGTCGACACGGTCGCCGACGAGTTCGTGGCCAAGGTGTCGGAGCGGATGAAGACGCTCCGCACCGGAGACGGCATGCGCGGATGCGACATGGGGCCGCTCATCACCGGGCAGCATCGCGACAAGGTGACCTCGTACATCGATGTGGCGGCCTCCGACGGCGCGTCGGTGGTCGTCGACGGTCGCGACGTCGACATCGACGGCGACCCGAACGGCTTCTGGCTCGGCCCGACGCTCATCGACAACGTGCCGACGACCTCGTCGGTGTACGCGGATGAGGTGTTCGGACCGGTGCTGTCCGTGGTGCGGGTCGAGGGCTACGAGGACGGCCTCGACATCATCAACTCGAGCCCGTACGGCAACGGCACGGCCATCTTCACGAACGACGGCGGCGCGGCCCGGCGCTTCCAGCACGAGGCGACGGTGGGCATGATCGGCATCAACGTGCCGATCCCCGTGCCCGTGGCGTACCACTCGTTCGGCGGCTGGAAGGCCTCGCACTTCGGTGACACGAAGGCGTACGGCCCCCACGCCTTCGAGTTCTTCACCGCCGAGAAGGCCGTCACGTCACGCTGGCTCGACCCGTCGCACGGAGGGATCAACCTGGGCTTCCCGCAGCACGACTGA
- a CDS encoding aspartate aminotransferase family protein, which produces MTEDLDALAKELDREHVFHSWSAQAGLDLPVIAGGSGTVVWDHAGRRMLDFSSQLVNVNIGHQHPAVVAAIRAQADELATIGPATANLARGRAAQRILGKAPDGFAKVFFTNGGADAIENAIRMARLHTGRDTVLSTYRSYHGNTGAAIVATGDWRRMPNQFARGHVHFFGPYLYRSEFWAGTPEEESERALHHLERVIQSEGPSTIAALLLESVPGTAGILLPPPGYLAGVRALADKYGIVLILDEVMAGFGRTGRWFAFQGYDVVPDLITFAKGVNSGYVPVGGVIISEAISATFDDRVFPGGLTYSGHPLAAASIIASIDAMESEGIVDNARRVGEDAIGPGLRDLAARHPLIGEVRGEGVFWALELVSDRGTREPAGADVIGRLKKALTSRGLLPFAADNRIHVVPPCVVTDGEVQEAIAIYDEALTSVEDDLF; this is translated from the coding sequence ATGACCGAAGACCTCGACGCCCTCGCGAAGGAGCTCGACCGCGAGCACGTGTTCCACTCCTGGTCCGCGCAGGCGGGGCTCGACCTCCCCGTCATCGCCGGCGGCTCCGGAACGGTGGTGTGGGACCACGCGGGCCGGCGCATGCTCGACTTCTCCAGCCAGCTGGTCAACGTCAACATCGGGCACCAGCATCCTGCCGTCGTCGCGGCCATCCGCGCGCAGGCCGACGAGCTCGCCACCATCGGCCCCGCGACCGCCAACCTCGCCCGCGGGCGCGCGGCGCAGCGCATCCTGGGCAAGGCGCCCGACGGCTTCGCGAAGGTCTTCTTCACCAACGGCGGCGCCGACGCGATCGAGAACGCCATCCGCATGGCCCGACTTCACACCGGCCGCGACACCGTCCTGTCGACGTACCGGTCGTACCACGGCAACACCGGCGCCGCGATCGTCGCGACCGGCGACTGGCGACGGATGCCGAACCAGTTCGCCCGCGGACACGTGCACTTCTTCGGCCCCTACCTGTACCGCTCCGAGTTCTGGGCGGGCACCCCGGAGGAGGAGTCCGAGCGGGCGCTGCACCACCTCGAGCGCGTCATCCAGTCGGAGGGGCCCTCGACGATCGCCGCGCTGCTGCTCGAGTCGGTTCCGGGCACCGCCGGGATCCTGCTCCCGCCGCCGGGCTATCTCGCCGGTGTGCGCGCGCTGGCCGACAAGTACGGCATCGTGCTCATCCTCGACGAGGTCATGGCCGGTTTCGGCCGCACCGGACGCTGGTTCGCCTTCCAGGGCTACGACGTCGTGCCCGATCTCATCACCTTCGCGAAGGGCGTGAACTCGGGATACGTCCCGGTGGGCGGCGTGATCATCTCCGAGGCGATCTCGGCGACGTTCGACGACCGGGTGTTCCCCGGCGGGCTCACCTACTCCGGGCATCCGCTGGCGGCGGCATCCATCATCGCCTCCATCGACGCGATGGAGTCCGAGGGCATCGTCGACAACGCCCGCCGCGTGGGCGAGGACGCGATCGGTCCGGGGCTGCGCGACCTCGCGGCACGGCATCCGCTCATCGGCGAGGTGCGGGGAGAGGGCGTCTTCTGGGCGCTGGAGCTCGTCTCGGACCGCGGGACGCGCGAGCCGGCGGGCGCCGACGTCATCGGTCGGCTCAAGAAGGCGCTCACCTCACGGGGCCTGCTGCCGTTCGCGGCCGACAACCGCATCCACGTCGTGCCGCCCTGCGTCGTCACCGACGGGGAGGTGCAGGAGGCGATCGCGATCTACGATGAAGCCCTGACGAGCGTCGAAGACGACCTCTTCTGA
- a CDS encoding ABC transporter substrate-binding protein, whose amino-acid sequence MRHSNSRSPGIRRALAAASVATVAALALAACSGASDDDGGDTGEDFEPLTSIKLQLQWLPQAQFAGYYVAQEQGYFEEEGFDEVEIIPSGGDIVPQDALVAGDVDFAIAWVPKVLGTLEATGVELTDIAQVFQESGTLQVSWKGDGITSVADFEGKRIGSWGFGNEWEIFAAMAAEDLDATTVSITTQDFSMNALLDRDVDAAQAMTYNEWAQILEVVNPETGELYQPDDFDVISYEETEGAMLQDAIWADTQRLEEDEAYADAAVRFLKAVTKGWIYARDNPEEAATIVYDIASNAEAAFPVGPVHQLWQMNEVNKLIWTGADFGLVDEAAWDKTVAGALSAKNQDDLELITTEPADSAYSNEYIEQALAELEEEGVEVGGEYTPIEVTLTEGGQ is encoded by the coding sequence ATGAGACACAGCAACTCACGCAGCCCGGGCATCCGACGCGCGCTGGCCGCGGCATCCGTCGCGACAGTCGCGGCCCTCGCGCTCGCAGCCTGTTCCGGAGCGAGCGACGACGACGGCGGCGACACCGGTGAGGACTTCGAGCCGCTCACATCGATCAAGCTGCAGCTGCAGTGGCTGCCGCAGGCGCAGTTCGCCGGCTACTACGTCGCCCAGGAGCAGGGCTACTTCGAAGAGGAGGGCTTCGACGAGGTCGAGATCATCCCGTCGGGAGGCGACATCGTCCCGCAGGACGCCCTCGTCGCCGGCGATGTGGACTTCGCCATCGCGTGGGTCCCCAAAGTCCTCGGAACCCTGGAGGCGACCGGCGTCGAGCTCACCGACATCGCTCAGGTCTTCCAGGAGTCGGGCACTCTGCAGGTGTCGTGGAAGGGCGACGGCATCACGTCCGTCGCCGACTTCGAGGGCAAGCGGATCGGCTCGTGGGGCTTCGGCAACGAGTGGGAGATCTTCGCGGCCATGGCGGCGGAGGACCTCGACGCCACGACGGTGTCGATCACGACGCAGGACTTCTCGATGAACGCTCTGCTCGACCGCGACGTCGACGCCGCTCAGGCGATGACCTACAACGAGTGGGCGCAGATCCTCGAGGTCGTGAACCCCGAGACCGGCGAGCTCTACCAGCCCGACGACTTCGATGTCATCTCGTACGAGGAGACCGAGGGCGCGATGCTGCAGGACGCCATCTGGGCGGACACGCAGCGCCTGGAGGAGGACGAGGCCTACGCCGACGCGGCGGTCCGGTTCCTGAAGGCCGTCACCAAGGGCTGGATCTACGCGCGCGACAACCCCGAAGAGGCCGCGACGATCGTCTACGACATCGCCTCCAACGCCGAGGCCGCGTTCCCCGTGGGTCCCGTGCACCAGCTGTGGCAGATGAACGAGGTCAACAAGCTCATCTGGACGGGCGCCGACTTCGGCCTGGTCGACGAGGCCGCGTGGGACAAGACGGTCGCGGGTGCGCTGTCGGCCAAGAACCAGGACGACCTCGAGCTCATCACCACCGAGCCCGCCGACTCCGCCTACTCGAACGAGTACATCGAGCAGGCCCTCGCCGAGCTCGAGGAGGAAGGCGTCGAGGTCGGCGGCGAATACACACCGATCGAGGTCACCCTCACCGAGGGCGGCCAGTAG
- a CDS encoding ABC transporter permease subunit has translation MTDAATTMLPAPTTPAGAAAGPGERELPGWLRWVAPVVVGILILAVWIFWVDVLGTAPRMLPSPIAIAEEFVRRFPIILEDMSITATNALIGLVVGSLLALVFAGLAAAARPIDGMLAPLVSALAVIPIVAITPILNTMFGASSQFGRQAVATIAAFIPVFVNVLRGLRQTRPVHRDVLRSSAASGFQTFRVLTLPTALPYLMTGLRIASSLAVIAALVAEYFGGPADGIGTAIATYAKSGRAALAWAYVLGGIIIGLVFFLVTSLLERLATRRSPG, from the coding sequence ATGACGGATGCCGCGACCACGATGCTGCCCGCCCCGACCACGCCGGCGGGCGCGGCGGCGGGGCCCGGCGAGCGTGAGCTTCCGGGCTGGCTGCGATGGGTGGCACCCGTCGTGGTCGGCATCCTGATCCTCGCCGTCTGGATCTTCTGGGTCGACGTGCTCGGCACCGCCCCGCGCATGCTGCCGAGCCCGATCGCGATCGCCGAGGAATTCGTCCGGCGGTTCCCGATCATCCTCGAGGACATGTCCATCACCGCCACGAACGCCCTCATCGGCCTGGTCGTGGGTTCCCTCCTCGCCCTCGTCTTCGCGGGGCTCGCCGCGGCCGCGCGGCCGATCGACGGCATGCTGGCGCCTCTGGTGTCGGCCCTCGCGGTCATTCCGATCGTCGCCATCACCCCGATCCTCAACACGATGTTCGGCGCGTCGAGTCAATTCGGACGCCAGGCGGTCGCGACGATCGCGGCCTTCATCCCGGTGTTCGTCAACGTGCTCCGCGGCCTCCGCCAGACCCGCCCCGTGCACCGCGACGTGCTGCGCTCGTCCGCGGCATCCGGCTTCCAGACGTTCCGGGTGCTCACCCTGCCCACTGCCCTCCCCTACCTCATGACGGGCCTGCGCATCGCGAGCTCGCTGGCCGTGATCGCCGCGCTGGTGGCCGAGTACTTCGGCGGTCCCGCCGACGGCATCGGCACCGCCATCGCGACCTACGCCAAATCCGGGCGGGCCGCCCTCGCCTGGGCGTACGTCCTCGGGGGCATCATCATCGGCCTCGTGTTCTTCCTCGTGACCTCGCTCCTCGAGCGGCTGGCGACGAGGCGGTCGCCGGGCTGA
- a CDS encoding ABC transporter ATP-binding protein, producing the protein MHAAGVGKVFPTKTGEVVALTEVELEVAAGEFVSLIGPSGCGKSTLLRLIADLDQATTGTLEIFGKPAKRARIDQDYGIAFQQSGLLPWRTVAANIGLPLELHGTGKAERATRVAELAELVGLSDFVDRYPDQLSGGMQQRVAIARALAARPKLLLMDEPFGALDEMTRERLQSELTRIAGETSAAVVFVTHSIPEAVFLSDRVVVMSPRPGRITDVIETGLGDRRDEALRESPAFFDRVTAVREALHGSPVARASES; encoded by the coding sequence GTGCACGCAGCCGGAGTCGGGAAGGTGTTCCCGACGAAGACCGGGGAGGTCGTCGCGCTCACCGAGGTCGAGCTCGAGGTCGCCGCGGGCGAGTTCGTCTCGCTCATCGGACCCTCGGGCTGCGGCAAGTCCACGCTGCTGCGCCTGATCGCCGACCTCGACCAGGCCACCACCGGCACCCTCGAGATCTTCGGCAAGCCCGCCAAGCGCGCCCGCATCGACCAGGACTACGGCATCGCCTTCCAGCAGTCAGGGCTCCTGCCGTGGCGCACGGTGGCCGCCAACATCGGACTGCCGCTCGAGCTGCACGGCACCGGCAAGGCCGAGCGGGCGACCCGCGTCGCCGAGCTCGCCGAGCTGGTCGGTCTCTCGGACTTCGTCGATCGGTACCCCGACCAGCTGTCGGGCGGGATGCAGCAGCGCGTCGCCATCGCGCGCGCACTCGCCGCGCGACCGAAGCTCCTGCTCATGGACGAGCCGTTCGGCGCGCTCGACGAGATGACCCGCGAGCGGCTGCAGTCCGAGCTCACGCGCATCGCGGGCGAGACGTCCGCCGCCGTGGTGTTCGTCACGCACTCGATCCCGGAGGCCGTCTTCCTGTCCGACCGCGTCGTCGTCATGAGCCCCCGTCCCGGCCGCATCACCGACGTCATCGAGACGGGTCTCGGCGATCGGCGCGACGAGGCGCTGCGCGAGTCCCCGGCGTTCTTCGACCGCGTGACCGCCGTCCGCGAGGCGCTGCACGGCTCCCCGGTCGCGAGAGCGAGTGAGTCATGA
- a CDS encoding ABC transporter permease subunit, which produces MRPIGWSARRQGELRGWIAAGWGALGVLAVLVLWELYKFLGPSDGFVVGAVAGESGSGVMILPRAHDRAMPHIWDMVARLFAPTSGGDTPPLWVSVAGAALLTLGIAAVGWLIGVAVGAVLGLVMQRWRLLEWGLLPWIVVSQIVPLIAFAPVVNAIGNQIDRGGGTWPQWLSVAVIASYLAFFPVAVGVLRGLASPDRIHLDLMNSYAAGYWPTLLRLRLPAAVPHLLPALRLAAANAVLGAVVAEVSIGMRGGIGRMLIQLAGQASSDPAAPWGPTFGSIALGLIAAGSVALIGLGLANYRRGEATA; this is translated from the coding sequence ATGAGACCGATCGGCTGGTCGGCCCGAAGGCAGGGAGAGCTCCGCGGCTGGATCGCCGCGGGCTGGGGAGCTCTCGGCGTGCTCGCCGTGCTCGTGCTGTGGGAGCTGTACAAGTTCCTGGGCCCGAGCGACGGATTCGTGGTCGGGGCGGTGGCGGGCGAGTCGGGGTCGGGCGTCATGATCCTGCCGCGCGCCCACGACCGGGCGATGCCGCACATCTGGGACATGGTCGCCCGCCTGTTCGCACCGACGAGCGGCGGCGACACCCCGCCACTGTGGGTCTCGGTCGCCGGTGCCGCGCTCCTGACGCTCGGCATCGCGGCCGTCGGCTGGCTGATCGGCGTCGCCGTCGGTGCGGTGCTCGGACTCGTGATGCAGCGCTGGCGCCTCCTGGAGTGGGGCCTGCTCCCCTGGATCGTGGTCAGCCAGATCGTGCCGCTCATCGCGTTCGCCCCGGTCGTCAACGCGATCGGCAATCAGATCGACCGCGGCGGCGGCACGTGGCCGCAGTGGCTGTCGGTCGCCGTGATCGCGTCGTATCTCGCGTTCTTCCCCGTGGCCGTCGGCGTGCTCCGCGGTCTCGCCTCGCCGGATCGCATCCATCTCGACCTCATGAACAGCTACGCCGCGGGCTACTGGCCGACGCTTCTCCGCCTGCGGCTGCCCGCCGCGGTGCCGCACCTGCTGCCGGCGCTCCGGCTCGCCGCCGCGAACGCCGTGCTCGGCGCGGTCGTCGCCGAGGTCTCGATCGGCATGCGCGGCGGCATCGGACGCATGCTCATCCAGCTTGCCGGCCAGGCCTCGAGCGACCCCGCCGCGCCGTGGGGGCCGACGTTCGGCTCGATCGCCCTCGGCCTCATCGCCGCCGGCTCGGTCGCGCTGATCGGCCTCGGACTCGCCAACTACCGCAGAGGAGAGGCCACCGCATGA
- a CDS encoding TIGR03842 family LLM class F420-dependent oxidoreductase: MDFGVVLQTNPPAARTVQLAQLAEAHGFSHVWTFDSHLLWQEPYVIHSAILAETKRVTVGPFVTNPATRDWTVTASVFATLNEMYGNRTICGIGRGDSAVRVTNGKPVTMAELRESIHVIRELANSRAVEYKGATLQFPWSRGSELDVWVAAYGPMALKLTGEVGDGFILQLADVDIAAWMIKTVKDAAAAAGRDPESLAFCVAAPMYIGDDRDHMRDQCRWFGGMVGNHVADIVAKYGEHGAVPEALTDYIAGRQGYDYNTHGKADNDHVDFVPDEIVERFCILGTADEHIAKLEQLRELGVTQFAGYLQHDNKEETLRVYGETVIPALQTHVAAKK, translated from the coding sequence ATGGACTTCGGAGTCGTTCTGCAGACCAATCCGCCGGCTGCGCGCACGGTGCAGCTCGCCCAGCTCGCCGAGGCGCACGGGTTCAGCCACGTGTGGACGTTCGACTCGCACCTGCTGTGGCAGGAGCCCTACGTCATCCACTCCGCGATCCTCGCCGAGACCAAGCGGGTCACGGTGGGGCCGTTCGTGACGAACCCCGCGACGCGCGATTGGACGGTCACGGCATCCGTCTTCGCCACGCTCAACGAGATGTACGGCAACCGCACGATCTGCGGCATCGGCCGCGGTGACTCGGCGGTGCGCGTCACCAACGGCAAACCGGTGACGATGGCCGAGCTGCGGGAGTCGATCCACGTCATCCGCGAGCTCGCGAACTCTCGTGCGGTCGAGTACAAGGGTGCGACGCTGCAGTTCCCGTGGAGCCGGGGCTCCGAGCTCGACGTCTGGGTCGCGGCCTACGGCCCGATGGCGCTGAAGCTCACCGGCGAGGTCGGCGACGGCTTCATCCTGCAGCTCGCCGACGTGGACATCGCCGCCTGGATGATCAAGACCGTGAAGGATGCCGCGGCCGCCGCCGGCCGCGACCCCGAGTCGCTGGCCTTCTGCGTCGCGGCGCCGATGTACATCGGCGACGACCGCGACCACATGCGGGACCAGTGCCGCTGGTTCGGCGGGATGGTCGGCAACCACGTCGCCGACATCGTCGCGAAGTACGGCGAGCATGGCGCCGTTCCCGAGGCGCTGACCGACTACATCGCGGGCCGCCAGGGGTACGACTACAACACCCACGGCAAGGCCGACAACGACCACGTGGACTTCGTGCCCGACGAGATCGTGGAGCGCTTCTGCATCCTCGGCACCGCCGACGAGCACATCGCCAAGCTCGAGCAGCTGCGAGAGCTCGGCGTCACGCAGTTCGCCGGCTACCTGCAGCACGACAACAAGGAGGAGACGCTGCGCGTCTACGGCGAGACCGTGATCCCCGCGCTCCAGACCCACGTGGCCGCGAAGAAGTGA
- the hydA gene encoding dihydropyrimidinase translates to MTTTLIKGGTVVSATGRGEADVLIDGETIAAVLAPGSQLLGTDVAASVDTVIDASGKYVIPGGIDAHTHMELPFGGTNASDTFETGTRAAAWGGTTSIIDFAVQRYGERVQDGLAAWHEKAAGNCAIDYGFHQIVGGVDDDSLAAMRGLLDEGISSFKLFMAYPGVFYSDDAQVLKAMQVSAETGLLTMMHAENGPAIDVLAAQLAEAGKKAPYYHGIARAWQMEEEATHRAIMLANLTGAPLYTVHVSAKQAVDQIAWARDQGWNVFGETCPQYLYLSLEEQLGGFSEEWGQFEGAKWVCSTPLRSSKEGHQHHMWQALRTNDIQMVSTDHCPFCMKGQKELGKDDFRAIPNGIGSVEHRMDLMYQGVVTGKITLERWVELTSTTPARMFGLYGRKGVIQPGADGDVVVYDPNGHTSISAASHHMNMDHSAWEGYEIDGHVDTVISRGKVVVDGGQYLGAKGDGRFLKRGLSQYLI, encoded by the coding sequence ATGACCACCACATTGATCAAGGGCGGGACCGTCGTCTCGGCGACCGGGCGCGGCGAAGCCGACGTGCTCATCGACGGCGAGACCATCGCCGCCGTGCTCGCGCCCGGCTCGCAGCTTCTCGGGACGGATGTCGCGGCATCCGTCGACACCGTCATCGACGCGAGCGGCAAGTACGTCATCCCCGGCGGCATCGACGCGCACACGCACATGGAGCTGCCGTTCGGCGGCACGAACGCGTCCGACACGTTCGAGACCGGCACCCGGGCGGCGGCCTGGGGCGGCACGACGTCGATCATCGACTTCGCGGTGCAGCGCTACGGCGAGCGCGTCCAGGACGGGCTCGCGGCCTGGCACGAGAAGGCCGCGGGCAACTGCGCCATCGACTACGGGTTCCACCAGATCGTCGGCGGCGTCGACGACGACTCGCTCGCCGCGATGCGCGGGCTCCTCGACGAGGGCATCTCGAGCTTCAAGCTCTTCATGGCCTACCCCGGCGTCTTCTACTCCGACGACGCGCAGGTGCTGAAGGCCATGCAGGTGTCGGCCGAGACCGGCCTGCTCACGATGATGCATGCCGAGAACGGCCCGGCGATCGACGTGCTGGCGGCGCAGCTGGCCGAAGCCGGCAAGAAGGCGCCGTACTACCACGGCATCGCACGCGCCTGGCAGATGGAGGAAGAGGCCACCCACCGCGCGATCATGCTGGCGAACCTCACCGGCGCGCCGCTGTACACGGTGCACGTGAGCGCCAAGCAGGCGGTCGATCAGATCGCGTGGGCGCGCGACCAGGGCTGGAACGTGTTCGGCGAGACGTGCCCGCAGTACCTCTACCTGTCGCTCGAGGAGCAGCTCGGCGGCTTCAGTGAGGAGTGGGGGCAGTTCGAGGGCGCCAAGTGGGTGTGCTCGACGCCGCTGCGCAGCAGCAAGGAGGGCCACCAGCACCACATGTGGCAGGCGCTGCGCACCAACGACATCCAGATGGTGTCGACCGACCACTGCCCGTTCTGCATGAAGGGCCAGAAGGAGCTCGGCAAGGACGATTTCCGCGCCATCCCCAACGGCATCGGCTCGGTCGAGCACCGCATGGACCTCATGTACCAGGGCGTCGTGACAGGCAAGATCACGCTGGAGCGGTGGGTGGAGCTCACCTCGACGACCCCGGCCCGCATGTTCGGCCTCTACGGCCGCAAGGGCGTGATCCAGCCGGGCGCGGACGGCGACGTCGTCGTCTACGACCCGAACGGGCACACCAGCATCTCCGCGGCATCCCACCACATGAACATGGACCACTCGGCGTGGGAGGGCTACGAGATCGACGGGCACGTCGACACCGTGATCTCTCGCGGCAAGGTCGTGGTCGACGGCGGACAGTACCTCGGCGCCAAGGGCGACGGCCGCTTCCTCAAGCGCGGCCTCTCGCAGTACCTCATCTGA